Below is a window of Impatiens glandulifera chromosome 2, dImpGla2.1, whole genome shotgun sequence DNA.
TATCATCTGATGTCTTTATGGAAGGTTCTTCAAAATGATCAGAACAAAACCATTACCAGTTAAAGACtgacaattattttttctcatctAGATGATGTTTGAAACAAAACTCTAAGACATACATACAtagattaaaacaaatatattatctaGATCAAAGAGAAACAAACCCAACAACGCAACTGGAATTCCAACCTTTCAAAAATGAATCTCAAACAAGAAAGAAATCAAACCTTGTACACCAATTGGAATTCCGCAGTTTCGAAAATGAAATCTCCACATGAATTTCTTCAATGGGGAGAGGACTCGAGTTTACAGTATAAATTAACACTATTACAGTTCTGCATAACACAACTCAACAGAAGCAAATCAGTTATTCAAAAGAAACAAAACTCAAAGAGCCCATCTTTTATTCATGAACAAAACaaaaccaaatatatatatataaaaagttggAGAACATGGGGTTACTACTTTAGTGACTAGATCTTTACAAGTGTTTTTTACCAGCATAATAAGCAAATCCCATTTTGAGAGTACAAGTTAGGTCTGAGTTAATGCCCTATTTGGAAACACTCTTGTTTCTAAATCTAGAACCGCCACCAAATTTAGGGTTTTCAGATTGTGTTTCCAAATGAAGCTACAACTCACTGTTAAAATGGATTCTAGaaattaattactaaaaaaaaacttatgaaCCAAATTATTTACCCACTAAATTTCATTTCCATCTCTGATACGGTTGAATGTAAACAAATCCTCTCAAGTTGTACAGGCCAATCTTCTCCGAGTATAGTTGGATTGGCTTCCAATGCAACTTGGAAGTCCAACAAAGAAGCAAATATAGCTCTTTCCCGTTTTTCTAAATATCTCATCATCCCATTTTCGCTCTGGGGCTTGTTACTCATCATCATCCGCGAACGAGCTAACTCCAAAGAGGGCAATATCAATCTCTTCAGGTAAACATCAAGCCCACGGTTCAATAGGTTGACAGAATCAACTGAAATGGTGAAACCCTCCATCTCAAGATCTTTATCCAGTCTAGCTTTCAAAGAAACACTATCAGGAAGTTCACTATCAAGTAgtttcttcttattcttattcttcttcttcttttgtttaCCCTTTGTAGATATTCCAATTGGAGGTATTAGGACACTTCTACAGTATTTGTCATTAGCATTCTTCTGTTGAATGAATTTAGGGACATGAGATTTGCCATGTGGACCGAGTGGGCTAAACCGATCCCTGAACTTCCTTTCACGAATATTAGGTGTCCTCCCCTTCCTTGGGGACTGAGGAAATGCATCTCTACAAAGTGACTGAAGGTTACCTCTTAAGCATCCATTCGGAAGCTTGACATTAAGTGAGACACTTGACCTAGCTTCGGTTGGTGATGTCTCTGCAAGAAACGCATTTCTTAAGATCGATCGAATAAGGTGATTATGGAGGAGAATGTTCTCTC
It encodes the following:
- the LOC124926143 gene encoding uncharacterized protein LOC124926143, coding for MPASLHPAPRVDTLKLKLHIERKLGHEKSDKYFQLLNRYLSCKLSKSEFDVLCIGVIGRENILLHNHLIRSILRNAFLAETSPTEARSSVSLNVKLPNGCLRGNLQSLCRDAFPQSPRKGRTPNIRERKFRDRFSPLGPHGKSHVPKFIQQKNANDKYCRSVLIPPIGISTKGKQKKKKNKNKKKLLDSELPDSVSLKARLDKDLEMEGFTISVDSVNLLNRGLDVYLKRLILPSLELARSRMMMSNKPQSENGMMRYLEKRERAIFASLLDFQVALEANPTILGEDWPVQLERICLHSTVSEMEMKFSG